A window of Armatimonadota bacterium contains these coding sequences:
- a CDS encoding S8 family peptidase, with protein sequence MRALSIGRLAAALAAALVVSSCGSGFQLGPPPTMSPAAGAASGDFVPDELLVRFRPGASAARIAGEVGASVVDRIGGIDVHVLRVEPARAEVVLQALSRNPNVEYAERNGIATLFADPNDPYDNTTCYESSKHGCVMQWGWEKVQAYAAWDFTTGSGTVRIAVVDTGIDNSHEDLPPVAAQRDFVNNDNNAEDDNGHGTHVAGTIGALTNNGKGVAGANWAVSLLGVKVLSATGSGSYSAVANGIVWAADQGAKAINLSLGGSLPSSTLRNAVDYAWNKGAVLACAAGNSGTKQKTYPAAYTNCIAVAATDENDNKASFSNYGADWVDVAAPGVRILSTMPDTVVYLNSQYGYKTLYDSLNGTSMATPHVAGQAGLIWARGQCTSASCVRNKIESTADPIPGTGNYWKWGRVNYHNSVK encoded by the coding sequence GTGAGAGCACTAAGTATCGGCCGCCTGGCGGCCGCACTCGCCGCGGCCCTGGTTGTTTCCTCCTGCGGATCGGGCTTCCAGCTCGGTCCGCCGCCTACGATGTCTCCTGCGGCCGGTGCGGCATCCGGAGACTTCGTGCCCGACGAACTCCTCGTCCGCTTCCGGCCCGGAGCCAGCGCCGCGCGGATCGCGGGTGAGGTCGGGGCATCCGTCGTCGACCGGATCGGCGGGATCGACGTGCACGTGCTGAGGGTCGAACCGGCGCGGGCCGAGGTGGTCCTGCAGGCCCTGTCGCGCAACCCCAACGTCGAGTACGCCGAGCGCAACGGCATCGCCACGCTGTTCGCGGACCCGAACGACCCCTACGACAACACGACGTGCTACGAGTCGTCCAAACACGGCTGCGTGATGCAGTGGGGGTGGGAGAAGGTGCAGGCGTACGCGGCCTGGGATTTTACCACGGGCAGCGGCACGGTGCGCATCGCGGTCGTGGACACCGGCATCGACAACAGCCACGAGGACCTGCCGCCGGTGGCGGCCCAGCGTGACTTCGTGAACAACGACAACAACGCTGAGGACGACAACGGGCACGGCACCCACGTCGCCGGGACGATCGGCGCGCTGACGAACAACGGCAAGGGCGTGGCCGGCGCGAACTGGGCGGTCAGCCTGCTGGGGGTGAAGGTCCTCAGCGCCACCGGATCGGGTAGCTATTCTGCCGTCGCCAACGGCATCGTCTGGGCCGCGGATCAGGGTGCCAAGGCGATCAACCTGAGCCTGGGCGGCAGCCTGCCGTCGAGCACGCTGCGCAACGCCGTCGACTACGCGTGGAACAAGGGCGCCGTACTGGCCTGCGCGGCCGGCAACAGCGGGACCAAGCAGAAGACCTACCCCGCGGCGTACACGAACTGCATCGCCGTGGCGGCCACGGACGAGAACGACAACAAGGCGTCGTTCAGCAACTACGGTGCCGACTGGGTGGACGTCGCCGCCCCGGGGGTTCGGATCCTGTCGACGATGCCCGACACGGTCGTGTACCTGAACAGCCAGTACGGATACAAGACGCTGTACGACTCGCTCAACGGCACCTCGATGGCCACGCCCCACGTCGCCGGGCAGGCGGGCTTGATCTGGGCCCGGGGTCAGTGCACGAGCGCGTCGTGCGTCCGGAACAAGATCGAGAGCACCGCGGACCCGATCCCCGGCACCGGCAACTACTGGAAGTGGGGCCGCGTCAACTACCACAACTCCGTGAAGTAG
- a CDS encoding PilT/PilU family type 4a pilus ATPase, whose amino-acid sequence MHINDLLARMVELDASDLYVKVGSPPMYRVHDEMRPSSDERVTVNLAAELVSQLLREDQLAELQSRQSIDLAYSVPKIGRFRVNVYRQRGSLAIVARRVRTDIPSFEDLGLPEVLRDLVMRKRGLVLVTGPSGSGKSTTLAAMIDQRNAQRDGHIVTIEDPIEYLHADKKSIVSQREVATDTPTFHDALRGALRQAPDVVLIGEMRDQESAEAALYFAETGHLVLSTLHSMNAAQTLERMLAFFSPDHTQEILHRLSITLEGIVSQRLIPRSDGRGRVAAVEVLVATPRIRELIKKGDIGSIRQALHAGRQEGMQTFDQALHDLYQRELISYEEALRNADSPNDLRLRIRGLA is encoded by the coding sequence GTGCACATCAACGACCTGCTCGCTCGGATGGTGGAACTGGATGCCAGCGACCTGTACGTGAAGGTGGGCTCCCCGCCGATGTACCGGGTGCACGACGAGATGCGTCCGAGTTCCGACGAGCGGGTGACGGTCAACCTGGCGGCGGAACTCGTGTCTCAACTGCTGCGCGAAGACCAACTCGCCGAACTGCAATCCCGCCAGAGCATCGATTTGGCCTACAGCGTGCCCAAGATCGGCCGCTTCCGCGTCAACGTCTACCGTCAGCGCGGATCGCTCGCGATCGTCGCGCGCCGTGTCCGAACGGACATCCCGTCCTTCGAGGACCTCGGCCTGCCGGAGGTGCTGCGCGATCTGGTCATGCGCAAGCGGGGCCTGGTGCTGGTGACGGGGCCTTCCGGATCCGGCAAGTCGACGACGCTCGCCGCGATGATCGACCAACGCAACGCGCAGCGCGACGGCCACATCGTGACGATCGAGGATCCCATCGAGTACCTGCACGCGGACAAGAAGAGCATCGTCAGCCAGCGCGAAGTCGCCACCGACACCCCGACGTTTCACGACGCGCTGCGCGGTGCCCTCCGCCAGGCACCCGACGTCGTGCTGATCGGGGAGATGCGCGATCAGGAGTCCGCGGAGGCCGCGCTGTACTTCGCCGAGACCGGCCACCTGGTCTTGAGCACGCTGCACTCCATGAACGCCGCGCAGACCCTCGAGCGGATGCTGGCGTTCTTCTCGCCCGACCACACGCAGGAGATCCTCCACCGCCTGTCCATCACGCTCGAGGGCATCGTCTCTCAGCGCCTCATCCCGCGCTCCGACGGCCGGGGACGGGTGGCAGCGGTGGAAGTCCTTGTGGCGACGCCCCGCATCCGCGAACTCATCAAGAAGGGCGATATCGGGTCGATCCGCCAGGCGCTGCACGCCGGACGGCAGGAGGGGATGCAGACGTTCGACCAGGCCCTCCATGACCTCTACCAGCGCGAGTTGATCAGCTACGAAGAAGCCCTGCGCAACGCCGATTCCCCGAACGACCTGCGCCTGCGCATCCGGGGCCTAGCCTGA
- a CDS encoding type IV pilus twitching motility protein PilT has translation MDITQLLILAKERGASDLHLTVGIPPKLRLHGALVDVDGWAPLTKEALHTMIYEILSDHQKAKFEENWDLDFSIELANLGRYRVNVFQQRLGEGAVFRLIPSRIKTLEELGLPPVLGELALRDRGLILVTGPTGSGKSTTLAAMVDLINQRRSAHIITIEDPIEFVHEHKKCIINQREVGLNTKSFSGALRAALREDPDVILVGEMRDLETISMALTAAETGHLVMATLHTSSAPQTVSRIIDVFPSHQQEQVRVQLAEGLVGVAAQILLPTADGSGRVPAVEVMVATPAIRNLVRENKIHQILSAIQTGMKDGMQSLDQSLRNLLKTGQITPETAARWAVDKHTFARDGVTGGVAKPSLHGAWG, from the coding sequence GTGGACATCACGCAGCTTCTGATCCTGGCCAAGGAGCGCGGTGCTTCCGACCTCCACCTCACAGTCGGAATCCCACCGAAGCTGCGCCTGCACGGCGCTCTGGTGGACGTCGACGGCTGGGCCCCGCTGACCAAGGAAGCGCTGCACACGATGATCTACGAGATCCTCTCGGACCATCAGAAGGCGAAGTTCGAGGAGAACTGGGACCTGGACTTCTCGATCGAACTGGCCAACCTCGGGCGCTACCGCGTGAACGTGTTCCAGCAGCGCCTGGGCGAGGGCGCGGTCTTCCGCTTGATCCCATCCCGGATCAAGACGCTGGAGGAACTCGGCCTGCCGCCCGTCCTCGGGGAGCTCGCCTTGCGCGACCGCGGGTTGATCCTCGTCACCGGACCCACCGGATCGGGCAAGTCGACGACGCTGGCGGCGATGGTGGATTTGATCAACCAGCGCCGCAGCGCCCACATCATCACGATCGAAGACCCGATCGAGTTCGTCCACGAACACAAGAAGTGCATCATCAACCAGCGCGAGGTGGGCCTGAACACCAAATCGTTCAGCGGTGCGCTGCGGGCCGCGCTGCGCGAGGATCCGGACGTGATCCTCGTCGGCGAGATGCGCGATCTGGAGACGATCTCGATGGCGCTGACGGCCGCGGAGACCGGCCACCTGGTGATGGCAACGCTGCACACGTCCAGCGCCCCACAGACGGTGAGTCGGATCATCGACGTCTTCCCCAGCCACCAGCAAGAGCAGGTCCGCGTCCAGCTGGCCGAGGGACTCGTCGGCGTGGCCGCCCAGATCCTGCTGCCCACGGCCGACGGATCGGGGCGAGTGCCCGCGGTCGAGGTGATGGTCGCCACCCCGGCGATTCGCAACCTGGTCCGCGAGAACAAGATCCACCAGATCCTCTCGGCGATCCAGACGGGGATGAAGGACGGCATGCAGAGCCTCGACCAGAGCCTGCGCAACCTGCTGAAGACCGGACAGATCACACCGGAGACGGCCGCGCGGTGGGCCGTCGACAAGCACACCTTCGCCCGCGACGGGGTCACCGGTGGGGTCGCCAAGCCGTCCCTGCACGGAGCGTGGGGATGA
- a CDS encoding carboxypeptidase M32, protein MGNAVKELREHLAEIHDIGKAIGVLGWDQQTYMPARGGPHRAEQISTLSRLAHAKFTSDRTATLLDAAEPEVASLPEEHDDRCLVRIVRRDYDRARKLPEAFVAAWARDRVLSNQVWRQARPANDFAAFRPHLEKMVDYARRAADFYGYEDHPYDALLEGYEPGMRTADVRRIFDAIRPEQVALVRAIVERPEPRTDFLHRDYSVEAQAGFGLRIAQDYGYDLTRGRLDTSPHPFATSFGRDDVRITSRYDRNGLSEGLFAILHETGHALYEMNTAASLGRTPLARGCSMVFHESSSRMWENVVGRSRPLWEHYFPQLRQTFPDALGDVTVEEFYRAINKVQPSLIRVVADEVTYNLHIMLRFDLELELVTDKMRAADLPEAWAAGMRSYLGITPPDDRDGVMQDSHWSSGSFGYFPTYALGNVLSAQIYQTALAARPEIPSEIREGRFQTLREWLVDNVYRHGRKFLPHELVQRVTGRPLEPQPYLLYLKAKYSQIYGL, encoded by the coding sequence GTGGGTAATGCCGTGAAGGAACTGCGGGAGCACTTGGCCGAGATCCACGACATCGGCAAGGCCATCGGCGTGCTGGGCTGGGACCAGCAGACCTATATGCCTGCGCGCGGGGGACCGCACCGCGCCGAACAGATCTCCACGCTCAGCCGGCTGGCCCATGCCAAGTTCACCTCGGACCGGACGGCGACGCTGCTGGACGCGGCCGAACCGGAAGTCGCTTCCCTGCCCGAAGAACACGACGACCGCTGCTTGGTGCGGATCGTCCGCCGCGACTACGACCGTGCCCGCAAGCTGCCGGAGGCGTTCGTCGCCGCGTGGGCGCGCGACCGCGTCCTGAGCAACCAGGTCTGGCGCCAGGCGCGCCCCGCGAACGACTTCGCCGCGTTCCGGCCGCACCTGGAGAAGATGGTCGACTACGCGCGACGGGCCGCGGACTTCTACGGATACGAAGATCACCCCTACGACGCGCTGCTGGAGGGCTACGAGCCCGGGATGCGCACCGCCGACGTCCGTCGGATCTTCGATGCGATCCGCCCGGAGCAGGTCGCACTCGTGCGGGCCATCGTCGAACGGCCGGAACCGCGCACGGACTTCCTCCACCGCGACTACTCCGTCGAAGCGCAGGCAGGGTTCGGACTGCGCATCGCGCAGGACTACGGCTACGACCTCACCCGCGGGCGCCTGGACACCTCCCCCCACCCCTTCGCAACCAGTTTCGGTCGGGACGACGTCCGCATCACGTCCCGCTACGACCGAAACGGCCTGTCCGAGGGGCTGTTCGCGATCCTCCACGAAACCGGCCACGCCCTGTACGAGATGAACACCGCCGCCTCCCTCGGACGCACCCCGCTGGCCCGGGGGTGCAGCATGGTCTTCCACGAGTCGTCGTCGCGGATGTGGGAGAACGTCGTCGGACGCAGCCGCCCGCTGTGGGAGCACTACTTCCCCCAGTTGCGGCAGACGTTCCCGGATGCGCTGGGGGACGTGACCGTCGAGGAGTTCTACCGCGCGATCAACAAGGTGCAGCCCAGCCTGATCCGGGTGGTGGCGGATGAGGTCACCTACAACCTGCACATCATGCTGCGGTTCGACCTGGAACTCGAGCTGGTGACCGACAAGATGCGCGCCGCGGACCTCCCCGAGGCCTGGGCAGCCGGCATGCGCTCCTACCTGGGGATCACGCCCCCCGACGACCGCGACGGCGTGATGCAGGACAGCCACTGGTCCAGCGGTTCGTTCGGGTACTTCCCGACCTACGCGCTGGGCAACGTGCTATCGGCCCAGATCTACCAGACGGCGCTGGCTGCCCGTCCCGAGATCCCCTCCGAGATCCGCGAGGGCCGCTTCCAGACCCTGCGGGAGTGGCTGGTCGACAACGTCTACCGCCACGGCCGCAAGTTCCTACCCCACGAACTGGTGCAGCGGGTGACCGGACGGCCGCTCGAGCCGCAGCCTTACCTGCTTTACCTCAAGGCGAAGTACAGCCAGATCTACGGCCTGTAG
- a CDS encoding AI-2E family transporter — MKRTDVAVNTLVVTLVVGAVYGLLWLLVRISDILVIMLISAILAAGLAPSVAALQRIPVGRGRRLGKGWAILLVVLGVFAALGLIVTILVTPIVQQAAGFLQSIPGYVRDAEAWVAGMRAQHPWIPDLSRWIARLPAEVENLAQYFTTAAGFFGRFVSGVFTTTMVIVISIYMLIEGPQIKRGFLRLWPPAQRPLVGDVIEEIGRKFSGWLRGTFVLSLFIFVTITTGLLALGIPYPFLLGLVAGLMELVPNIGPFLGAVPAVLVALFQPTWKLIAVVVLFVVVQQVELNYVVPRVMKRAVGLSPILAIFSLLVGGALMGIIGVLLAVPVAAALQVISQEVVRATLPHSESEANLPPLEPVELEVVEPESPAAGRGPKEAAGGP, encoded by the coding sequence ATGAAGCGGACGGACGTGGCGGTGAACACGCTGGTCGTGACGCTCGTGGTCGGGGCCGTCTACGGGCTGCTTTGGCTGCTCGTCCGCATCTCCGACATCCTCGTGATCATGTTGATCTCAGCCATCCTCGCCGCGGGCTTGGCTCCCAGCGTCGCGGCCCTGCAGCGCATCCCGGTCGGGCGCGGCCGCCGGTTGGGCAAGGGGTGGGCCATCCTCCTGGTCGTGCTGGGAGTGTTCGCCGCGCTCGGACTGATCGTGACGATCCTCGTGACGCCGATCGTGCAGCAGGCAGCCGGGTTTTTGCAGAGCATCCCCGGCTACGTCCGTGACGCGGAGGCCTGGGTCGCGGGGATGCGCGCGCAGCACCCTTGGATTCCGGACCTGAGCCGTTGGATCGCCCGGTTGCCCGCGGAGGTGGAGAACCTCGCCCAGTACTTCACCACCGCCGCCGGATTCTTCGGCCGGTTCGTCAGCGGCGTGTTCACGACCACGATGGTGATCGTCATCTCCATCTACATGTTGATCGAGGGGCCCCAGATCAAGCGCGGCTTTCTGCGCCTGTGGCCGCCGGCGCAGCGCCCGTTGGTGGGCGACGTCATCGAAGAGATCGGGCGCAAGTTCAGTGGCTGGCTGCGCGGCACGTTCGTGCTGTCGTTGTTCATCTTCGTGACGATCACCACGGGGCTGCTGGCGCTGGGGATCCCCTACCCGTTTTTGCTCGGGCTCGTGGCGGGGCTGATGGAACTGGTGCCCAACATCGGCCCGTTCCTCGGCGCGGTTCCGGCGGTCCTGGTGGCCCTGTTCCAGCCGACGTGGAAGCTGATCGCGGTCGTCGTCCTGTTCGTGGTCGTCCAGCAGGTCGAGCTGAACTACGTGGTGCCGCGCGTGATGAAGCGTGCCGTGGGGCTGTCGCCGATCTTGGCCATCTTCTCACTGCTCGTCGGCGGGGCGCTGATGGGCATCATCGGCGTGTTGCTGGCCGTCCCGGTGGCGGCCGCCCTGCAGGTGATCTCCCAGGAGGTCGTGCGCGCCACCCTGCCCCACTCAGAGTCGGAGGCGAACTTGCCCCCGCTGGAGCCGGTGGAGCTGGAGGTCGTCGAACCGGAATCCCCCGCAGCCGGCCGCGGCCCCAAGGAAGCCGCCGGGGGCCCGTAA
- a CDS encoding isocitrate/isopropylmalate family dehydrogenase: MASPTPAPPTLVVLQGDQTGQELLEQALRVLAPGVCGLQLRFATYDLGLPNRRATRNQVVLDAARALREHRVGLKAATITPEGADDVGSPNALLREAIGAQVILRTGRRIPGVRPVAGVVAPISVVRMAVEDAYGATEWREGAAPDEIAYRTTKVSRRTCRVVAEFAFQHARRMGAKVFGGPKYTVSPIYEGMLKEEMDAAARRHPDVAYEPQLIDAVYALLLQTTGEPLVIPALNRDGDTLSDLVLQMFGSIAGAESLVLALAEDDPQAPGGTQPLRVRTVVAEAPHGTAPRLHGKNLANPMAMILAAAAALGYLEDRAAARVARAIYEATFEAAQDGVRTADLGGAATTTEFTDEVIRRVRAKLDTWGAVGLP, translated from the coding sequence ATGGCCTCTCCGACACCTGCTCCGCCCACCCTCGTCGTCCTCCAGGGGGACCAGACCGGACAGGAGCTGCTGGAGCAGGCGCTGCGGGTCTTGGCCCCCGGCGTCTGCGGGCTGCAGCTGCGCTTTGCAACCTACGACCTCGGCCTCCCCAACCGCCGCGCCACGCGCAACCAGGTCGTCTTGGACGCGGCACGCGCGCTGCGCGAGCACCGCGTGGGGCTGAAGGCGGCCACGATCACACCCGAAGGCGCCGACGACGTCGGTAGCCCCAACGCGCTGCTGCGGGAGGCGATCGGGGCGCAGGTCATCCTCCGGACGGGCCGGCGCATCCCCGGCGTCCGGCCCGTCGCCGGGGTGGTCGCACCGATCTCGGTCGTGCGGATGGCGGTCGAGGACGCCTACGGCGCGACGGAGTGGCGCGAGGGAGCGGCGCCGGACGAGATCGCCTACCGCACAACCAAAGTGAGCCGCCGCACCTGCCGCGTCGTCGCGGAGTTCGCGTTCCAGCACGCGCGGCGCATGGGCGCCAAGGTCTTCGGCGGCCCGAAGTACACGGTGAGCCCGATCTACGAGGGCATGCTCAAGGAGGAGATGGACGCCGCAGCCCGCCGGCATCCGGACGTCGCCTACGAGCCTCAACTCATCGACGCGGTGTACGCGCTGCTCCTGCAAACGACCGGTGAGCCGCTGGTCATCCCGGCGCTCAACCGCGACGGCGACACGCTGTCGGACCTGGTGCTGCAGATGTTCGGCAGCATCGCGGGCGCCGAGTCGCTCGTGCTGGCACTCGCAGAGGACGACCCGCAGGCCCCCGGCGGTACCCAACCTCTGCGCGTGCGCACCGTGGTCGCCGAGGCGCCGCACGGCACGGCACCGAGGCTGCACGGGAAGAACCTTGCGAACCCGATGGCGATGATCCTGGCGGCGGCTGCCGCCTTGGGCTACCTGGAGGACCGGGCGGCGGCGCGAGTGGCCCGGGCCATCTACGAGGCGACCTTCGAGGCTGCCCAGGACGGCGTCCGGACCGCCGACCTGGGCGGGGCGGCCACGACGACGGAGTTCACCGACGAGGTCATCCGCCGCGTACGCGCCAAACTCGACACCTGGGGCGCAGTGGGACTGCCCTGA